One Nicotiana tomentosiformis chromosome 4, ASM39032v3, whole genome shotgun sequence genomic window carries:
- the LOC138910486 gene encoding uncharacterized protein: MVLYEALYGRRCRSPVEWFEVGETELYGPNLIHQAIEKVKMIQERLSTAQSRKKSYSDVRHRDLEFEVGDWFFLRISPMKGVMCFGKKGDPSRVVPIEDIQVTEDLAYEEVPVVILDRQVRKLRTKDVASVKVLWRNKNKEEMTWEAEEEMKSRYPYMFQIEDNEDAGGTQDATETETDVRGKQ, translated from the exons atggtcCTGTACGAGGCgttgtacgggaggagatgtagatcaccagttgaaTGGTTCGAAGTTGGTGaaacagaattatatgggccaaatttgattcaccaagccattgagaaggtgaaaatgATACAAGAACGACTGAGTACAGCACAAAGCAGGAAAAAGTCTTATTCTGATGTCCGACATCGTGATCTGgagtttgaggttggtgattggttTTTTCTGAGGATCTCACCAATGAAGGGTGTTATGTgtttcgggaagaagg GGGACCCTTCTAGGGTTGTACCTATTGAAGACATACAAGTTACGGAGGATTTAGCATATGAAGAAGTGCCAGTGgttatattagatcgacaagtccgcaagctaaGAACAAAGGACGTAGCCtccgtcaaagtattatggaggaacaagaataaggaagaaatgacatgggaagcagaagaggagatgaagtctagaTACCCTTACATGTTTCAgattgaagataacgaggatgccgggggaacgCAGGATGCAACGGAAACTGAAACAGATGTAAGAGGTAAACAATAG